In Ochrobactrum vermis, the following proteins share a genomic window:
- a CDS encoding aconitase X swivel domain-containing protein, whose translation MSLGESSVLIAGKGADADALVLSAPISFWGGVDPKSGRIADVRHPEHGQSIAGRVLCLPGTIGSSSAAAVLLELVHSGYAPAAIVLHEPDAILLLGLIVAREMGHDVPIAVELDREAQKQLAGHRVTVGEDGMIGIAA comes from the coding sequence ATGAGCCTTGGTGAAAGTTCTGTGCTCATTGCAGGTAAGGGTGCTGATGCTGATGCGCTGGTTCTCTCTGCGCCGATCAGCTTCTGGGGCGGTGTCGATCCGAAGAGCGGGCGCATTGCCGATGTGCGCCATCCGGAACATGGGCAAAGCATCGCCGGGCGAGTGCTGTGTCTGCCCGGAACCATCGGGTCGTCATCGGCTGCTGCCGTGCTTCTGGAGCTGGTCCATAGCGGTTATGCGCCTGCGGCCATTGTCCTGCATGAACCGGATGCGATCCTGCTGCTTGGCCTCATCGTGGCGCGTGAAATGGGGCATGACGTGCCTATCGCCGTTGAACTCGACCGCGAGGCACAAAAGCAACTCGCCGGCCATCGGGTGACGGTCGGCGAGGATGGGATGATCGGAATCGCCGCTTAG
- a CDS encoding 2-hydroxyacid dehydrogenase, whose amino-acid sequence MTNNDQGNILLAITDWDPEIWLKTFRDHAPDRPVVTERTENDPSVKYALVWKQKPGSLENLPNLKVIFSLGAGVDHVFRDDRIPDVPLVRIISDDLTMRMTEYVVWQVLDHHRLGQRYRKQQQNHVWHEDRRQPAAHEVTVGIMGLGVLGRDAAEKLKVLGFNITGWSRRPQEIDGVQTYHGKDGFGKFLKTADIFVCLLPLTPDTKGILSMSMFAQLKSDGPLGAPVLINAGRGGLQNEADILAALDRGLLSAASLDVFTQEPLPTGSPLWDHPRVTITPHAAASSSATALVPQIIRQIEAFERDGTLEHIVDRNTQY is encoded by the coding sequence ATGACGAATAACGATCAGGGCAATATCCTTCTGGCGATCACCGATTGGGATCCGGAAATCTGGCTGAAGACATTTCGGGATCACGCGCCGGATCGTCCGGTGGTGACGGAACGCACGGAAAACGATCCTTCCGTCAAATATGCGCTTGTCTGGAAGCAAAAGCCGGGTTCGCTTGAGAACCTGCCCAATCTGAAGGTCATCTTCTCGCTGGGTGCAGGCGTCGATCACGTCTTCCGCGACGACCGGATTCCCGATGTGCCACTGGTGCGCATCATCTCCGACGATCTCACCATGCGCATGACGGAATATGTTGTCTGGCAGGTGCTGGACCATCACCGTCTTGGGCAGCGCTATCGCAAGCAGCAGCAGAATCATGTCTGGCATGAAGATCGCCGCCAGCCTGCCGCCCATGAGGTAACGGTCGGCATCATGGGCCTCGGCGTGCTGGGCCGCGATGCAGCGGAAAAGCTGAAGGTTCTCGGCTTCAACATAACCGGCTGGAGCCGTCGCCCGCAGGAAATCGACGGCGTGCAGACCTATCACGGCAAGGACGGGTTCGGGAAATTCCTCAAGACAGCCGATATTTTCGTCTGCCTGCTGCCGCTGACACCCGACACCAAGGGCATCCTCTCCATGTCTATGTTTGCGCAACTGAAGAGCGACGGGCCGCTCGGTGCGCCGGTATTGATCAATGCCGGACGCGGTGGTCTGCAGAACGAGGCGGATATTCTGGCCGCGCTTGATCGCGGGCTTCTTTCGGCAGCTTCGCTCGACGTATTCACGCAGGAACCGTTGCCGACCGGCAGCCCTCTCTGGGATCATCCACGTGTGACGATCACCCCCCATGCGGCGGCAAGCTCATCCGCAACCGCGCTTGTGCCGCAGATCATCCGGCAGATCGAAGCTTTTGAGCGCGACGGGACGCTGGAACACATCGTCGACCGAAACACGCAGTATTAG
- a CDS encoding ABC transporter ATP-binding protein, with protein MSGSMIESGNKTLLSVRDLSVAFRQNGEERISVDRVSFDIAEGETVALVGESGSGKSVSALSILKLLPYPSASHPSGEILFNGKDLMKASEPELRHVRGNDITMIFQEPMTSLNPLHSVERQIGEILKMHQGMGVEAARARTLELLNEVGIREPEKRLSAFPHQLSGGQRQRVMIAMALANKPKLLIADEPTTALDVTVQAQILKLLAELKAAQGMSMLFITHDLGIVRKIADKVCVMSKGKIVEAGPTKEIFENPQHPYTKHLLAAEPKGEPPAADPAAKTVMEGKGIRVWFPIKKGFMRKTVDHVKAVDGIDVNLRAGQTLGVVGESGSGKTTLGLALSRMISSKGEIRFDGHDIAKFSFKDMRPLRREMQIVFQDPFGSLSPRMTIADIIAEGLLVHEPKLSADDRDARVVAALQEVNLDPETRFRYPHEFSGGQRQRIAIARAMVLNPKFVMLDEPTSALDMSVQAQVVDLLRALQKKHDLAYLFISHDLKVVRALANDVLVMRNGKAVEYGAAKDVFAHPQTDYTKALMAAAFRMEATEGGGGIKQ; from the coding sequence ATGAGCGGATCCATGATCGAATCAGGGAACAAAACTTTGCTGTCCGTCCGCGATCTGTCCGTCGCATTCCGCCAGAACGGCGAGGAACGCATCTCCGTGGATCGGGTATCCTTCGACATTGCCGAAGGCGAAACAGTCGCGCTCGTCGGCGAATCAGGATCAGGCAAATCCGTCTCGGCACTTTCTATCCTGAAGCTGCTGCCCTATCCGTCTGCCAGCCATCCTTCCGGAGAAATTCTTTTCAACGGCAAGGATCTGATGAAGGCCTCGGAGCCGGAACTGCGCCATGTGCGTGGCAACGACATCACAATGATCTTTCAGGAGCCTATGACATCGCTCAATCCGCTGCACAGTGTGGAGCGACAGATCGGCGAAATCCTGAAAATGCATCAGGGTATGGGTGTTGAGGCAGCACGGGCGCGAACGCTGGAACTTCTGAACGAAGTCGGCATTCGCGAGCCGGAAAAACGCCTGTCGGCCTTCCCGCACCAGCTTTCAGGCGGCCAGCGCCAGCGCGTGATGATCGCCATGGCGCTTGCCAACAAGCCAAAACTGCTGATTGCCGATGAGCCGACCACGGCACTCGACGTCACCGTGCAGGCACAGATTTTGAAACTGCTTGCCGAGCTGAAAGCCGCGCAGGGCATGTCGATGCTCTTCATCACCCACGATCTCGGTATCGTGCGCAAGATCGCCGACAAGGTCTGCGTGATGAGCAAGGGCAAGATCGTCGAGGCCGGGCCAACCAAAGAGATTTTCGAAAACCCGCAGCACCCTTACACTAAGCACCTGCTCGCAGCCGAGCCGAAGGGCGAGCCGCCCGCTGCCGATCCTGCAGCAAAAACGGTGATGGAAGGCAAGGGTATCCGTGTCTGGTTCCCGATCAAAAAGGGCTTCATGCGCAAGACCGTCGACCATGTGAAGGCGGTGGATGGCATCGACGTCAATCTGCGCGCCGGCCAGACGCTCGGCGTCGTTGGCGAATCGGGTTCCGGCAAGACAACGCTTGGCCTCGCCCTTTCGCGCATGATTTCATCCAAAGGCGAAATCAGGTTCGACGGGCATGATATCGCCAAGTTCAGCTTCAAGGACATGCGCCCGCTGCGCCGTGAAATGCAGATCGTGTTTCAGGACCCGTTCGGCTCCCTATCACCGCGCATGACCATCGCCGATATCATCGCCGAGGGGCTTCTGGTGCATGAGCCAAAACTGTCGGCAGACGACCGCGATGCGCGCGTCGTCGCAGCACTTCAGGAAGTGAACCTCGATCCAGAAACCCGCTTTCGCTATCCGCACGAGTTTTCCGGTGGCCAGCGCCAGCGCATCGCCATTGCGCGCGCCATGGTGCTGAACCCGAAATTCGTCATGCTGGACGAACCGACCTCCGCGCTCGACATGAGCGTACAAGCGCAGGTCGTCGATCTATTACGCGCATTGCAGAAGAAGCATGATCTCGCCTATCTTTTCATAAGCCACGACCTGAAAGTGGTACGGGCGCTGGCCAATGATGTGCTGGTGATGCGCAACGGCAAGGCGGTCGAGTATGGCGCGGCGAAGGACGTCTTCGCCCACCCGCAGACCGACTATACCAAGGCGTTGATGGCGGCAGCATTCCGTATGGAAGCCACCGAGGGAGGAGGAGGAATAAAACAATGA
- a CDS encoding ABC transporter permease, protein MTDTTLAPAATPVKRPWLSPLNKRRWQNFKANKRGYWSLWIFLFLLVAALCAEFIANDRPILVSYKGELLMPVFVDYPEEKFGGFYAVTDYRDPVIQEEIANNGWAIWPPVRYSYNTVNNEIPEAAPSKPFWLYSAEERCQRYPQGVSDPNCRFGNFNLLGTDDQARDVFARALYGFRISVLFGLILTFFSAIIGVTAGAVQGYFGGWVDLIFQRVIEIWSSIPVLYLLLIIAAILPPGFWVLLGIMLLFSWVAFVGVVRAEFLRARNFEYVNAARALGVKNGTIMWRHLLPNAMVATLTFLPFILNGSITTLTSLDFLGFGLPPGSASLGELLAQGKNNLQAPWLGITGFVVISLMLSLLIFIGEATRDAFDPRKAFQ, encoded by the coding sequence ATGACAGACACCACCCTCGCCCCCGCCGCAACGCCCGTAAAACGGCCGTGGCTTTCACCGCTCAACAAGCGCCGCTGGCAGAACTTCAAGGCCAACAAGCGCGGTTACTGGTCGCTGTGGATTTTCCTGTTCCTGCTCGTTGCGGCACTCTGCGCCGAATTCATCGCCAATGACCGGCCCATTCTCGTTTCCTACAAGGGCGAGTTGCTGATGCCGGTTTTTGTCGATTACCCGGAAGAGAAATTCGGCGGTTTTTATGCCGTCACCGATTATCGCGACCCGGTCATACAGGAAGAGATCGCCAATAATGGCTGGGCCATCTGGCCGCCGGTCCGCTATTCCTACAACACGGTGAACAACGAGATACCGGAAGCAGCGCCATCAAAGCCATTCTGGCTCTATTCGGCGGAAGAACGCTGCCAGCGCTATCCGCAAGGTGTGAGCGATCCCAATTGCCGCTTCGGCAATTTCAATCTGCTCGGCACCGACGATCAGGCGCGCGATGTCTTTGCCCGCGCGCTTTACGGCTTCCGCATTTCGGTGCTGTTCGGCCTGATCCTCACCTTCTTCTCGGCGATCATCGGCGTGACGGCAGGCGCAGTTCAGGGCTATTTCGGCGGCTGGGTCGATCTCATCTTCCAGCGCGTCATCGAAATCTGGTCCTCTATCCCCGTTCTTTATCTGCTGCTGATTATTGCGGCGATATTACCGCCCGGCTTCTGGGTGCTGCTCGGCATCATGCTTTTGTTTTCATGGGTGGCGTTCGTCGGCGTCGTGCGCGCTGAATTCCTGCGCGCCCGAAACTTCGAATATGTGAACGCCGCGCGCGCGCTTGGCGTGAAGAACGGCACGATCATGTGGCGCCATCTGCTGCCCAATGCCATGGTCGCGACATTGACCTTCCTGCCTTTCATCCTGAACGGCTCGATCACCACGCTCACCTCGCTCGACTTCCTCGGTTTCGGCCTGCCGCCCGGCTCGGCTTCGCTTGGCGAACTTCTTGCCCAGGGCAAGAACAACCTGCAGGCGCCGTGGCTCGGCATTACCGGCTTCGTGGTCATCTCACTGATGCTGTCGCTTCTGATCTTCATCGGTGAAGCAACACGTGACGCCTTCGATCCGCGAAAGGCTTTTCAATGA
- a CDS encoding microcin C ABC transporter permease YejB yields the protein MGAYILRRLLLMIPTILGIMAISFAVVQFAPGGPVERVIAQLSGQGGDALDRLSGGGGDFGQSAVDSGSVNSKYRGAQGLDPQFIADLEKQFGFDKPPLERFGQMLWNYMRFDFGRSYFRDISVIDLIKEKMPVSISLGLWLTFLSYLISIPLGIRKAVKEGTRFDTWTSAIIIVGYAIPSFLFAILLIVLFAGGSFFDWFPLRGLTSPDFAQMSFWGKIGDYLWHMVLPVTALVLSAFATTTLLTKNSFLEEIRKQYVTTARAKGLTENQVLYRHVFRNAMLIVIAGFPGAFISAFFTGSLLIETIFSLDGLGLLGYQSVINRDYPVVFANLFIFSLIGLLVGLLSDLTYTWIDPRIDFDRRDV from the coding sequence ATGGGCGCATATATTCTCCGCCGTCTGCTTCTGATGATCCCGACGATTCTCGGCATCATGGCTATTTCTTTCGCTGTGGTTCAGTTCGCTCCCGGCGGCCCGGTCGAGCGCGTGATCGCGCAGCTCTCCGGCCAGGGCGGCGACGCTCTCGACCGCCTTTCAGGCGGTGGCGGCGATTTCGGGCAAAGCGCTGTCGACAGCGGCTCGGTCAATTCCAAATATCGCGGTGCGCAAGGGCTCGACCCGCAATTCATCGCCGATCTGGAAAAGCAATTCGGCTTCGACAAGCCGCCGCTGGAACGATTCGGCCAGATGCTGTGGAACTATATGCGCTTCGATTTCGGACGCAGCTATTTCCGCGACATCAGCGTGATCGATCTCATCAAGGAAAAGATGCCGGTATCGATCTCGCTTGGCCTGTGGCTGACTTTCCTGTCCTATCTGATCTCGATCCCGCTCGGCATTCGCAAGGCGGTCAAGGAAGGCACCCGTTTCGATACATGGACCAGCGCCATTATCATCGTCGGTTACGCCATTCCGAGCTTCCTGTTCGCGATCCTGCTGATCGTGCTGTTCGCAGGCGGATCGTTTTTCGACTGGTTCCCGCTGCGCGGCCTCACCTCGCCCGATTTCGCGCAGATGTCGTTCTGGGGCAAGATCGGCGACTATCTGTGGCACATGGTGCTGCCGGTCACAGCACTCGTTCTTTCAGCCTTCGCCACCACGACGCTGCTGACCAAGAATTCGTTTCTGGAAGAAATCCGCAAGCAATATGTGACCACGGCCCGCGCCAAGGGGCTGACCGAGAATCAGGTTCTCTATCGTCACGTCTTCCGCAATGCGATGCTGATCGTGATCGCCGGTTTTCCCGGCGCCTTCATCTCGGCCTTCTTCACCGGCTCACTTTTGATCGAAACCATCTTCTCGCTCGACGGGCTCGGCCTTCTTGGCTACCAGTCGGTCATCAACCGCGATTATCCGGTGGTGTTCGCCAATCTTTTCATCTTCTCGCTGATCGGGCTTCTGGTCGGTCTTCTGTCCGATCTCACCTATACCTGGATCGATCCGCGCATCGACTTTGACCGGAGGGACGTGTGA
- a CDS encoding extracellular solute-binding protein, translating to MTILRMNRRHFLGLSGSAAVAAFLPHKAFADIPTGKALHGISAFGDLKYGPDFPHFDYASPEAPKGGTFNFAPSSWVWNQNTDTFNTLNTFTFKGDAPPRMELTFDTLMASALDEPDSVYGLIAESATLSKDRRSCTFKLRKEARFHDGSPIEANDVLFTYTTIKQKGHPTLRQSLAGLEKVEVTGKREVRMRFVEGRGPNAILDAVTVPILSESWFKDRDFEATTMEPVLGSGAYKVGNFAAGQFIEYDRVEDYWAKDLPVQKGFNHFDRIRIEFFRDRQPQFEAFKKGSIDYREESVSKNWATAYDFPAIQQKKVIKRTFPREKRPLMQAWALNQRRERFRDPRVREAIALCFDFEWTNENLFYNVYARSQSCFNGSDFQASGLPTPDELKVLERYRGKLPDTVFSEAVLMPVSDGTGRDRAQFAQAIKLLEAAGFERRKGQFYDKDGSKFALEILSNSEAFARVYNPYVQKLRAIGIDASLRFVDASQYQARMQDFQFDMVGMALQFSPTPTQESLAGMFGSESAKIPGSYNLPGTEDPLIDALIADIGKVSTREELVATMRVLDRYLRIRRDWIPNWTTANHLAAYWDRFGFKEPKPDYGFPVETLWWIDKEKAEVVGKP from the coding sequence ATGGTCCCGATTTTCCGCATTTCGACTATGCCAGCCCCGAAGCGCCGAAAGGCGGCACGTTCAACTTCGCCCCGTCGAGCTGGGTCTGGAACCAGAATACCGACACGTTCAACACGCTCAACACCTTCACCTTCAAGGGCGATGCGCCGCCGCGTATGGAACTGACCTTCGATACGCTGATGGCTTCGGCACTGGACGAGCCGGATTCCGTCTACGGCCTGATCGCGGAAAGTGCGACGCTTTCCAAAGACAGGCGTAGCTGCACCTTCAAGCTTCGCAAGGAAGCACGTTTTCACGACGGCTCGCCGATCGAGGCGAACGACGTGTTGTTCACATACACGACCATCAAGCAGAAAGGCCATCCGACCCTGCGCCAGTCTCTGGCTGGGTTAGAAAAGGTGGAAGTTACCGGCAAGCGCGAGGTACGGATGCGTTTCGTCGAAGGGCGTGGACCGAACGCCATTCTCGACGCCGTGACGGTGCCGATCCTGTCGGAAAGCTGGTTCAAGGATCGCGATTTCGAAGCCACGACCATGGAGCCTGTGCTGGGTTCCGGCGCCTACAAGGTCGGTAACTTCGCCGCCGGTCAGTTCATTGAATATGACCGCGTCGAGGATTATTGGGCGAAAGACCTGCCGGTGCAGAAAGGTTTCAACCATTTCGACCGCATTCGCATCGAGTTTTTCCGCGACCGCCAGCCGCAATTCGAAGCCTTCAAGAAAGGCAGCATCGATTACCGCGAGGAGAGCGTCTCCAAGAACTGGGCGACAGCCTACGATTTCCCGGCCATCCAGCAGAAGAAGGTCATCAAGCGCACCTTTCCGAGAGAAAAGCGCCCGCTGATGCAGGCCTGGGCGCTGAACCAGCGCCGCGAACGGTTTCGCGATCCGCGCGTGCGCGAAGCAATCGCGCTCTGCTTCGACTTCGAATGGACCAATGAAAATCTGTTCTACAATGTCTATGCCCGTTCACAGTCCTGCTTCAACGGCTCGGATTTTCAGGCAAGCGGACTGCCGACGCCCGATGAGCTGAAAGTGCTTGAACGCTATCGCGGAAAACTGCCGGACACAGTTTTCAGCGAGGCTGTGCTCATGCCGGTATCGGACGGGACGGGTCGCGACCGCGCGCAGTTCGCGCAGGCCATCAAACTGCTGGAGGCTGCAGGTTTCGAGCGCAGGAAGGGCCAGTTCTACGACAAGGACGGATCAAAGTTCGCGCTGGAAATTCTCTCCAATTCCGAAGCCTTCGCGCGGGTCTACAATCCCTATGTGCAGAAGCTGCGCGCCATCGGCATCGATGCCAGTCTGCGGTTTGTCGATGCAAGCCAGTATCAGGCGCGGATGCAGGATTTCCAGTTCGACATGGTGGGAATGGCACTGCAGTTCAGCCCGACACCGACGCAGGAATCGCTTGCCGGCATGTTCGGCTCCGAATCGGCCAAGATCCCCGGCAGCTACAATCTGCCCGGCACGGAAGATCCGTTGATCGATGCGCTGATTGCGGATATCGGCAAGGTTTCGACCCGTGAAGAACTCGTCGCCACGATGCGGGTGCTTGATCGGTACTTGCGTATCCGGCGCGACTGGATTCCAAATTGGACGACAGCGAATCATCTCGCGGCCTATTGGGACCGGTTCGGTTTCAAGGAGCCGAAGCCCGATTACGGCTTCCCTGTCGAGACGCTGTGGTGGATAGATAAAGAAAAGGCAGAAGTTGTTGGCAAGCCATAA